TCGCGGTCAGCGACCCGGCGGGGATCGTCGCCGAGATGTGATGCAAAGCGGGGTGGCGGTCGTAGCCGAGGGTGACGTCCTCGAGGACGAGGTCGGCGGGGGCGGCGGTCATAGGATGGCCCATGCGAGGAGCGCCCACAGGATGGCGGCGGCGGCGGAGGCGACGGCGAGGCGGACCCCGGCGCCGGCGAGGAGCGGCGAGCCCATTCAGGCGGACCGGCAGGCGGCGCAGCGGCCGTGCAGCTCGATGACCTGCTTCTCCGCCTCGAAGCCCTCGCGCTGGACGGCGGCGGCGAGGTGGGTGGCGACCGTCGGGTCGGCCAGCTCGCCGACGACGCCGCAGTCGTCGCAGATGGAGAAGAGCGGGGCGGTCCCGTCATGCTCGGCGCAGCAGGCGACGTAGGCGTTCAGCGATTCGAGACGGTGGGCGAGGCCCTTGTCGATCAGCTTGGCGAGGGTGCGGTAGGCGGTGGGCGCGGCGGCGGTGGGCCGCGCGGCCCGCAACGCGCCCAGCACGTCGTAGGCGCCGACGGGGCCGGTGGCGCTGCGCAGCACCGTCAGGGCGATGCGCTCCAGCTCGCCGATGGTCGGTGGTGGGGCCGCGTGGGTCATGGTGTGTCCTGCGTCGAGGGCTGTGGCGTACAATGTACAGCCCGGCGTACATTATCCGTTTCTGCGCCGATGGCAACCGTGCCCCGACGCTCGTCGCCCTCGGCCCTTCTCTCGGCATCGCTCGTCCCGGCATCGCTCGTGCAACATACTGCTACTCGGCTCGGGTGGCGGTGGGCGCCGCGTCCGCCGGGACTGCGGGGAACCCGCCGCGCACCGGCGCTGGCAAGCCAAGGTTGCTGAAATGCAGGGCGATTGACCGGATGTTGGTCACGGCGATGCACACCATTTGGGGTCCCGATTTTCGCCGATCCGTGGCACCAGAACCCATGCGCGACGCCGGCTTGAAGATTCTGGTCATCGACGAGAATGCCATCCGGGCGGCCATCCTGGAGGAGGGGCTGCGCGAAGCCGGCTTTGCAAACGTCACTATAGTGCGCAACATGGCCAATCTTCTGCGCTCCATCGTCGATGCCGATCCCGACGTCATCATCATCGACCTCGAGAATCCCAACCGGGACGTCCTGGAGCAGATGTTCCAGGTGTCGCAGACGGTGCGGCGACCGGTGGCCATGTTCGTCGGCGAATCGGGGGCGGAGATGATCGAGCGCGCGGTGGAGGCGGGTGTCTCCACCTACATCGTCGACGGGTTGAAGAAGGAGCGGGTGAAGCCGATCCTGGACATGACCCTGTCGCGGTTCAACGCCTTCAATCGCCTGCAGCGCGAGCTGGAGGATACGCGCAAGGCGCTGGAGGACCGCAAGGCGGTCGACCGCGCCAAGGCGCTGCTGATGGAGCGCCGCGGGCTGACGGAGCGGGACGCCTACCACCTCCTGCGCAAGGCGGCGATGAACGAGCACCGCACCATCGGCGAGGTCGCGCGTTCCATCATCACGGCGGCGGACCTGCTGGAGGGGAGCGTGTGACCACCTTGCGCGTCGGCTTCATCCCCCTGGTGGACAGCGCGGTGCTGGTGGCGGCCGCGCGGCGCGGGTTCGCGGCCGAGGCGGGCATCGCGCTGGAGCTGGTGCGCGAGGCGTCGTGGGCGACGGTGCGCGACAAGCTGACCATCGGCCACATCGACTGCGCGCACATGCTGGCGCCGGTGCCGATCGCCTCGCAACTGCAGATCGGCAATCCGAAGGCGCGGATGGTCGCGCCGTTCACGCTGTCGATGAACGGCAACGCGATCTCGGTCTCCAACGCGCTCCATGGCGACATGGAGGCCACCGGGCTGATGGGCGCCCCGCGCGACGCAGCGGCGAAGGCGAGGGCACTGAAGGCGGTGGTCGACAGGCGCGCCCGGCGCGGCGAGGAACGGCTGACCTTCGGCACCGTGCACCCCTTCTCGCCGCACAATTACGAGCTGCGCTACTGGCTCGCCTCCGCCGGCATCCATCCCGACCGCGACATGACGCTGGTCGTCATCCCGCCGCCCTTCGTCGTCGACTACCTGCGCGAGGGGCACATCGACGGGTTCTGCGTCGGCGCGCCCTGGAACAGCGTCGGCATCGACGAGGGGGTGGCCAAGGCGGTCGTCGCGATCGTCGACCTGTGGCACCGCGCGCCGGAGAAGGTGCTGGGCGTGCGCGAGGCGTGGGCCGACGCGCAGCCCGAGACGCTGGACGCGCTGCTGCGGGCGCTGAAGCGGGCGGCCGAGTGGGCCGAGGACCCCGCCAATGTCGAGGAGCTGACCGCGCTGCTGGCGGCCCACGACGTGATCGACATGGACCCCGCGCCGATCCGCGCCGCGCTCACCGGCCGTGTCCCGCTGGGAGACGACGCGCCGGAGCCGATCCCCGGCTACCTCATGTTCGACCGCGGCGGGGCGAGCTTCCCGTGGCGCTCGCACGCGCTGTGGTTCTACTCGCAGATGGTGCGGTGGGGGCAGGCGCCGCTGTCGCCCGAGGGGTTGGACCTCGCCGGCGGCGCCTTCCGCCCGGACATCTACCGCCGCGCGTTCAAGGGGACGGGCGTGGCGCTCCCCTCGGCCAACGCCAAGGTGGAGGGGAGCCTGACGGCCGACGAGCCGGTCGGCTCGACCACGGGGCGCCTGGTGCTGCCGCGCGACGGCTTCTTCGACGGCCGTATCTTCGACCCCACCGACATCAAGACATACGTCGACGATTTCGCCATCGACTCGCGCGATCTGCACGCGGAGTGGGCGCGGACCGACCGCTGAGACCGGCGCCGCGAGGTGTCGCGGTGGGCCAACCGACGCAGAACCTGCGAGAAATCACCGTTCTTGCTGCATCAATGTGCAACTGCACTCTGGTTTTGTTCGAAATTTGGACTGGCGCATTCTACGTAATCTCAGGTAGACAAAGACATCGGCTTACGCTGATACCGAAATTCGCCCCGCCTTCAAGGTTGACGGGCAAACGGCAACGTCGCCGGCTCTCTCGCTCAAGCAAAAGCTTAGTAGCGTGACCAGCCGGCGGCGTTTTTTGTTTTTCCGGACGCGCCAACGAGGGCCGCCGGCTACGGGGACACCACATGACCATTGCCGCGTTCACGCGCAGGACTGTGACTGCGCTTCTTCTCGCCTCCACCAGCCTCGTCTCCTCGGCGGCCCTCGCCCAGGAGACCGTGTGGCTCGACGTCGAAAAGGACGAGCTGACCTTCGGCTTCATCAAGCTGACCGACATGGCGCCGCTCGCGATCGCCTACGAGAACGGCTACTTCGAGGACGAGGGCCTGTTCGTCACGCTGGAAGCGCAGGCGAACTGGAAGGTCCTGCTCGACGGCGTGATCACCGGCCAGCTCGACGGGGCGCACATGCTCGCCGGTCAGCCCCTCGCCGCCACGATCGGCTTCGGCACCGAGGCGCACATCGTCACCCCGTTCTCGATGGACCTCAACGGCAACGGCATCACCGTGTCGAACGACGTCTGGGCCGAGATGAAGCCGAACATCCCGACCGATGCCGACGGCAAGCCGCAGCATCCGATCTCCGCCGCCGCGCTGAAGCCGGTGGTCGACAAGTACAACTCCGCCGGCAAGCCCTTCAACATGGGCATGGTCTTCCCCGTCTCGACCCATAACTACGAGCTGCGCTACTGGCTGGCGGCCGGCGGCATTCATCCGGGCTTCTATTCGCCGGACGACATCTCCGGCCAGATCCAGGCGCAGGCGTTCCTCTCCGTCACCCCGCCGCCACAGATGCCCGCGACCCTCGAGGCCGGCACCATCTACGGCTACTGCGTCGGCGAGCCGTGGAACCAGCAGGCGGTGTTCCGCGACATCGGCGTGCCGGTGATCACCGACTACGAGATCTGGAAGAACAACCCGGAGAAGGTCTTCGGGATGACGAAAGAGTTCGTCGACGAGAACCCGAACACCACGCTCGCCATCGTCAAGGCGCTGATCCGCGCCGCCAAATGGCTCGACGAGAACGACAACGCCAACCGCATGGCGGCGGTGGAGATCCTGTCGCAACCGCAGTATGTGGGCGCGGACGCCGAAGTCATCGCCAATTCGATGACCGGGACGTTCGAGTACGAGAAGGGCGACGTGCGCGACGTGCCCGATTTCAACGTCTTCTTCCGCTACAACGCGACCTATCCCTTCTACTCCGACGCCACCTGGTATCTGACGCAGATGCGCCGTTGGGGGCAGATCGCCGAGCCGAAGTCGAACGACTGGTACGCGGACGTCGCCAAATCGGTCTATCGCCCGGACATCTACGAAGAGGCCGCGCGGCTCCTCGTCGAGGAAGGCTTCCTGAGCGAGGACGAGGTGCCCTTCGGCAGCGACGGCTACAAGGCGCCGCAGACCGAGTTCATCGACGACGTGACCTACGACGGCCGCGACCCGAACGGCTACCTCGACCAGTTCCCCATCGGCCTGAAGGGCGAGCAGAAGGTCGAGGGCACCGAGGTCGTCGGCGGCTGACCGCGCGTCGCGGAGCCGCTCGCCCCGCGCGGCGGCTCCCATGACCGGCAGGGCGCCCGAGCGCGCCCGCACCCAGATCTCCCGCGTTTTTGGAGCGAGACCCATGGCAGTCACCACGACGGGGCCGGATCCGGAGATGATCCGCGCGAAAGAGGCCCGGCGCGAGAAGCGCTTTACCCTCATCAACAAGTCCGCCGGCTGGCTCGGCGTGTTCGGCCTCGGCTTCCTGGTGCCGCTGATGCGGATGGCGGCGGGCGACAGCGCCAAGGCGCAGATGCCCGAGCTGGTGCAGAGCCTCGTCATCCCGCTCGCCGGCATCGTCATCTTCATCGCCGCGTGGGCGGTGTTGGCGCCGCAGGTGAACACCTCGCTCGGCGCCATTCCCGGTCCGGTCGAGGTGGCGCGTGAGGCGGGCGGCCTGTGGGACGCGCACGCCGCCGAGCGCGAGAAGGCGGCCGACTTCTACACCCGCCAGGACGAGCGCAACGCCAAGCTCGCCGAGATGGGAAAGGACGACCGCATCAAGTGGCGCACCTACACCGGCGCGCCGACCTACGTCGACCAGATCGTCACCTCGCTCAAGACCGTGGCGCTGGGCTTCATCTTCGCGACCGTCGTCGCCGTGCCGCTGGGCATCGCGTCGGGCCTGTCGCGGGCCGTCAACGGGGCGCTCAACCCGCTGATCCAGATCTTCAAGCCGGTCTCGCCGCTCGCGTGGCTGCCGATCGTCACCATGGTCGTCTCCGCCACCTACGTCGACGCGTCGGACGCGCTTCCCAAGTCGATGCTCGTCTCGGCCATCGTCGTCACGCTGTGCTCGCTGTGGCCGACGCTCATCAACACCGCGCTCGGCGTCGCCTCGGTCGACAAGGACCTCACCAACGTCGGCCGCGTGTTGCAGCTGCCGACCGCGAAGTTCGTCGCCAAGGTGATCCTGCCCTCGGCACTGCCACTGATCTTCACGGGGCTGCGCCTGTCGCTGGGGGTGGGCTGGATGGTGCTGATCGCGGCGGAAATGCTGTCGCAGAACCCCGGCCTCGGCAAGTTCGTGTGGGACGAGTTCCAGAACGGGTCTTCCTCGTCGCTCGCCAAGATCATCGTCGCGGTGCTGACCATCGGCGTCATCGGCTTCCTGCTCGACCGGCTGATGTACGCCCTGCAGGCCGCCTTCACCTTCACCAGCCAGCGCTGAGGCCCCGTCATGGCGTACCTTGAGCTGCAACACGTCTCGAAGGGCTTCGGCGAAGGTCCGGAGCGGACCGACGTCCTCGCCGACGTCAACCTCGCGGTGGACGAGGGCGAGTTCATCGCCATCGTCGGCTTCTCCGGCTCCGGCAAGTCGACGCTGATCTCCATGATCGCCGGGCTGCAGACGCCGGACGAGGGCAAGGCGATCCTGCGCGGCGCCGCCATCGCCGGCCCCGGCCCCGACCGCGGCGTGGTGTTCCAGAACTACTCGCTGATGCCGTGGCTGTCGGTCGCGCAGAACGTCGCCCTCTCGGTGGACCAGGTCTTCCCGAAAGAGAGCCGCAAGCAGCGCCGCCAGCGCGTCGCCGATGCCGTCGCGATGGTCGGCCTGGCGCACGCCAAGGACCGCAAGCCGGCCGAGCTGTCGGGCGGCATGCGCCAGCGCGTCTCGGTCGCCCGTGCGCTCGCCATGAGCCCGGACATGCTCCTCCTCGACGAGCCGCTGTCGGCGCTCGACGCGCTGACCCGCGCCAAGCTGCAGGACGAGATCGAGGAGATCTGGGAGCGCGACAAGAAGACGGTGATCCTCATCACCAACGACGTCGACGAGGCGATCCTCCTCGCCGACCGGATCATTCCGCTCACCCCCGCGCCGCGTGCCACGCTGGGTCCGGCCTTCAAGGTCGACATCCCGCGGCCGCGCGACCGCACGGCGATGAACTCCGACCCGGAATTCATCCGCCTGCGCGCCGAGGTGACGAACTACCTGATGCAGGTCGGCATGGAGCGCGGCGCCGACGCGTCCGATTCGCTGACGCTCCCCAACATCACGCCGATCGACAAGTCGCGCCCGCCGAAAGCCTACCTCGACGCGGCCGCCTCGCCGCTCGAGCGACGCTACCTCGAATTCTCGGGCGTCAAGAAGATCTACCCGACGCCCAAGGGCCCGCTCACCGTCGTCGACGGGTTCGACCTGATGATGGATCGGGGCGAGTTCATCACTCTGATCGGCCACTCCGGCTGCGGCAAGTCGACCGTCCTGTCCATGACCGCGGGGCTCAACGACATCTCCGCCGGCGGCATCGTGCTCGACAATCGCGAGATCTCCGGCGCCGGGCCGGACCGCGCGGTGGTCTTCCAGGCGCCCTCGCTGATGCCGTGGATGACGGCGCGCGAAAACGTCTCCATCGGGGTCGACGAGGTCTACCCCAAGGCCTCGCGCAAGGAGCGGCGCGAGATCGTCGACTACTACCTCGCCCGCGTCGGCCTGTCGGATGCGGCGGGCAAGAAGGCGGCCGAGCTCTCCAACGGTATGAAGCAGCGCGTCGGCATCGCCAGAGCCTTCGCCCTGTCGCCCAAGCTGCTCCTGCTCGACGAGCCCTTCGGCATGCTCGACTCGCTCACCCGGTGGGAGCTTCAGGAGGTCCTGATGGACGTCTGGAAGCGCACCAAGGTGACCGCGATCTGCGTCACGCACGACGTCGACGAGGCGATCCTGCTGGCCGACAAGGTGGTCATGATGACCAACGGGCCGAACGCCAAGATCGGCCACGTCATGCACGTCGACCTGCCGCGGCCGCGCTCGCGCAAGGCGCTGCTGGAGCATCCCGACTACTACCGCTACCGCCAGACCCTCCTCGACTTCCTGGAGGCCTACGAGGGCGGGGCGACCCCCGACCCCGAGCGGCTGGCCCAGCTCCAGGCGACCGCCGGTGACAGCGTCACCGAGGTCACGCTCTCCCCCACCGATCGTGCCAACCAGGAAGCGGCGTAACCGTCATGAACCTGACCATGCGTGAGGCGAAGGCTGCCAGCGGCAGCGCCCCGGTGATGAAGCGGCCCTTCATCCGTGTGACCGAGGTGTGGGTCCCGTCCGAAGACGGCCCGCTCACCCTGAAGGACGGCCTCTACGGCCCGCTCGACGACTTCGAGCGCGTCGCCCGCGAGACGCGCTTCGCCAAGGGCGAGGGGCTGCCGGGGATGGCGTGGGAGACGGGCGTGCCGATCGTCCTGAAGGACCTCGTCGGCTCCTACTTCAAGCGTGGCGCGGCGGCCGAGCTCGCCGGGCTCACCTGCGCGGTGGCCGTCCCGGTGTTCCAGGGCGACACGCTCAACGCGGTGCTGGTGATGTTCTGCGGCGACGACGCCGAGCACGTCGGCGCGATCGAGCTGTGGCACGCCCCTCCGCGCGACCCGGAGATGGCGCTGGTCGACGGCTACTTCGGCACCGCGGACGTCTTCGAGTGGACCGCGCGGCACGTCAACTTCGTCAAGGGCTCCGGGCTGCCGGGGCAGACCTGGGAGCGCGGCTTTCCGGTGGTGTTCGCCAACCTCGCGTCGCCCCGCTTCCTGCGCTGGGAGAAGGCGGCGAAGGTCGGCATCACGCGCGGCTTCAGCCTGCCGATCCACAGCCCGCAGCCCGGCGTCTACGTGCTCGCCTTCCTCTCCGCGCTGGCGACGCCGATCGCGCGGCGGGTCGAGGTCTGGGTCGCCGAGAACGGCCGGCTGAAGCTCGCCGACGGGTTCTGCGAGCAGGCCGGGCTTCTCGGTGCCGCCCCGCTCGACCTCGCCTTCGGCGAAGGCGCCATCGGCATGGCCGCCACCTCCGGCGTCCCGCAAGTGACCGCGGACCTCTCCGCCGAGCCGGCGGCGATCGCCTCGGCCGCCCGTTTCGCCCAGCTCGACACGCTCGTCGCGCTGCCGGTGTTCGGCGCCGGCGGCCTCGTCGCCGTGGCCGTCTGGTACCTCTGAGGGCGGCTCGCGCGCGCCCCGTTCCCCCGCCACCCGTTTCGGAGTCTCGACAATGAGTGACAAGAAACGCCTCGTCGTCATCGGCAACGGCATGGCGCCGGGCCGCGTCCTGGAGCGCCTGTTCGAGGCCGCGCCGGACGCCTACGACGTCACGATCTTCAACGCCGAGCCGCGGGTCAACTACGACCGCATCATGCTCTCCCCGGTGCTGTCGGGCGAGAAGACGTACGAAGACATCATCATCCACGACGACGACTGGTACGGCGAGCGCGGCATCACGCTCCACCAGGGCAAGCGGATCACCGAGATCGACCGCGACGCCAAGCGCGTCGCCGCCGCCGACGGCACGGTCGCCGAATACGACACGCTGCTGATCGCGACCGGCTCCAACCCGTTCATCATCCCGGTGCCGGGCCACGACCTCGAAGGCGTTGTCACCTACCGCGACCTCGAGGACGTCGAGAAGATGATCGCCGCGGCCAAGCCGGGCGGGCGGCGTGCGGTGGTGATCGGCGGCGGGCTCCTGGGACTGGAGGCGGCGGCGGGCCTCGCGATGCGCGGCATGCAGGTCTCGGTCATCCACCTCTCCGAGACGCTGATGGAGCGCCAGCTCGACCCGTCGGCGGGCTACCTCCTCGAGAAGGCGATCACCTCGCGCGGGATCGACGTCATCACCAAGGCCAACACCGAGGCGATCCTCGGCGACACGCACGTCACCGGCATCAAGCTGAAGGACGGGCGCGAGATCGCGGCCGACATGGTGGTGATGGCGGTGGGCATCCGCCCCTCGGTCCAGCTCGCCAAGGACGCGGGGCTGGAGGTCGGCCGCGGCATCATGGTCGACGACCACCTCAAGACCTCGGATCCGAACGTCTTCGCGGTCGGCGAGTGCGTCGAGCACCGCGGCCAGTGCTACGGCCTGGTGGCGCCGCTCTACGAGATGGCCGCCGTCATCGCCGACCAGCTCGTCGAGGGGAGCCGCGCCTACAAGGGCTCGGTCACCTCCACCAAGCTGAAGGTGACGGGGATCGACCTCTTCTCCGCCGGCGACTTCGCCGAAGGGGAGGGGCGCGAGGAGATCGTCCTGCGCGACGCGGCGTCCGGCGTCTACAAGCGCCTGGTGCTGAGCCAGAACAAGATCCTCGGCGTCGTCCTCTACGGCGATACCGCGGACGGCGCCTGGTACTTCCAGATGATGCGCGAGGGGGCCGACGTGTCGGACCTGCGCGACACGCTGATCTTCGGGCAGGCGTTCGCGGGGGCCTCCCCGCTGGACCCTACGGCGGCCGTTGCAGCCTTGCCGGCTGACGCAGAGATCTGCGGCTGCAACGGCGTGTGCAAAGGGCGGATCGAGACGGCCATCACCGAGAAGAACCTCAGCAGCGTCGACGACGTGCGCGCCCACACCAAGGCGTCCGCCTCGTGCGGGACCTGCACCGGCCTCGTCGAGCAGCTCCTGAAGCTGACGCTGGGCGACGCCTTCAACCCCGCCGCAGTCCAGCCGATGTGCGGCTGCACCGGGCTCGGCCACGCGGACGTGCGGCGGCTGATCAAGGCCAAGGCGCTGAAGTCGATCCCGGCGGTGATGCAGGAGCTGGAGTGGGGCACCGCGCACGGCTGCGCCAAATGCCGTCCGGCGCTCAACTACTACCTCGTCGCCGACTGGCCGGGCGAGTACGAGGACGACGAGCAGTCCCGCTTCATCAACGAGCGCGTCCACGCCAACATCCAGAAGGACGGCACCTACTCGGTGGTCCCGCGGATGTGGGGCGGCGTCACCTCGGCGGGCGAACTGCGCGCCATCGCCGACGTGGTGGACAAGTACGACGTCCCCACGGTGAAGGTCACCGGCGGCCAGCGGATCGACATGCTGGGCATCAAGAAGGAGGACCTCCCCGCGGTATGGGCCGATCTCGGCAAGGCGGGCTTCGTCTCCGGTCACGCTTACGCCAAGGGCCTGCGCACCGTGAAGACCTGCGTCGGGTCCGACTGGTGCCGCTTCGGCACGCAGGATTCCACCGGCCTCGGCATCAAGCTGGAGAAGTTCCTGTGGGGCGCGTGGACGCCGGCCAAGGTGAAGCTCGCCGTCTCCGGCTGCCCGCGCAACTGCGCCGAGGCGACGTGCAAGGACGTCGGCGTGATCTGCGTCGACTCCGGCTACGAGATCCACTTCGCCGGCGCCGCCGGTCTCGACATCAAGGGCACCGAAGTGCTCGGCCTGGTGCCGACGGAGGCGGAAGCGATCGAGTACATCACCGCCCTCATCCAGATGTACCGCGAGCAGGGGCACTACCTGGAACGGATCTACAAGTGGGCCAAGCGCGTCGGCCTCGACGCGGTGCGCGACCAGATCATGAACGATCCGGAGCGCCGGCGCGAATACTACGACCGCTTCGT
This portion of the Acuticoccus sp. I52.16.1 genome encodes:
- a CDS encoding ANTAR domain-containing response regulator, whose protein sequence is MRDAGLKILVIDENAIRAAILEEGLREAGFANVTIVRNMANLLRSIVDADPDVIIIDLENPNRDVLEQMFQVSQTVRRPVAMFVGESGAEMIERAVEAGVSTYIVDGLKKERVKPILDMTLSRFNAFNRLQRELEDTRKALEDRKAVDRAKALLMERRGLTERDAYHLLRKAAMNEHRTIGEVARSIITAADLLEGSV
- the nirB gene encoding nitrite reductase large subunit NirB, which translates into the protein MSDKKRLVVIGNGMAPGRVLERLFEAAPDAYDVTIFNAEPRVNYDRIMLSPVLSGEKTYEDIIIHDDDWYGERGITLHQGKRITEIDRDAKRVAAADGTVAEYDTLLIATGSNPFIIPVPGHDLEGVVTYRDLEDVEKMIAAAKPGGRRAVVIGGGLLGLEAAAGLAMRGMQVSVIHLSETLMERQLDPSAGYLLEKAITSRGIDVITKANTEAILGDTHVTGIKLKDGREIAADMVVMAVGIRPSVQLAKDAGLEVGRGIMVDDHLKTSDPNVFAVGECVEHRGQCYGLVAPLYEMAAVIADQLVEGSRAYKGSVTSTKLKVTGIDLFSAGDFAEGEGREEIVLRDAASGVYKRLVLSQNKILGVVLYGDTADGAWYFQMMREGADVSDLRDTLIFGQAFAGASPLDPTAAVAALPADAEICGCNGVCKGRIETAITEKNLSSVDDVRAHTKASASCGTCTGLVEQLLKLTLGDAFNPAAVQPMCGCTGLGHADVRRLIKAKALKSIPAVMQELEWGTAHGCAKCRPALNYYLVADWPGEYEDDEQSRFINERVHANIQKDGTYSVVPRMWGGVTSAGELRAIADVVDKYDVPTVKVTGGQRIDMLGIKKEDLPAVWADLGKAGFVSGHAYAKGLRTVKTCVGSDWCRFGTQDSTGLGIKLEKFLWGAWTPAKVKLAVSGCPRNCAEATCKDVGVICVDSGYEIHFAGAAGLDIKGTEVLGLVPTEAEAIEYITALIQMYREQGHYLERIYKWAKRVGLDAVRDQIMNDPERRREYYDRFVYAQQFAQDDPWAGRVATTAGHATEFRPLAEIGTAFPPAAVMEPAE
- a CDS encoding Fur family transcriptional regulator, which produces MTHAAPPPTIGELERIALTVLRSATGPVGAYDVLGALRAARPTAAAPTAYRTLAKLIDKGLAHRLESLNAYVACCAEHDGTAPLFSICDDCGVVGELADPTVATHLAAAVQREGFEAEKQVIELHGRCAACRSA
- a CDS encoding GAF domain-containing protein translates to MNLTMREAKAASGSAPVMKRPFIRVTEVWVPSEDGPLTLKDGLYGPLDDFERVARETRFAKGEGLPGMAWETGVPIVLKDLVGSYFKRGAAAELAGLTCAVAVPVFQGDTLNAVLVMFCGDDAEHVGAIELWHAPPRDPEMALVDGYFGTADVFEWTARHVNFVKGSGLPGQTWERGFPVVFANLASPRFLRWEKAAKVGITRGFSLPIHSPQPGVYVLAFLSALATPIARRVEVWVAENGRLKLADGFCEQAGLLGAAPLDLAFGEGAIGMAATSGVPQVTADLSAEPAAIASAARFAQLDTLVALPVFGAGGLVAVAVWYL
- a CDS encoding CmpA/NrtA family ABC transporter substrate-binding protein; translated protein: MTTLRVGFIPLVDSAVLVAAARRGFAAEAGIALELVREASWATVRDKLTIGHIDCAHMLAPVPIASQLQIGNPKARMVAPFTLSMNGNAISVSNALHGDMEATGLMGAPRDAAAKARALKAVVDRRARRGEERLTFGTVHPFSPHNYELRYWLASAGIHPDRDMTLVVIPPPFVVDYLREGHIDGFCVGAPWNSVGIDEGVAKAVVAIVDLWHRAPEKVLGVREAWADAQPETLDALLRALKRAAEWAEDPANVEELTALLAAHDVIDMDPAPIRAALTGRVPLGDDAPEPIPGYLMFDRGGASFPWRSHALWFYSQMVRWGQAPLSPEGLDLAGGAFRPDIYRRAFKGTGVALPSANAKVEGSLTADEPVGSTTGRLVLPRDGFFDGRIFDPTDIKTYVDDFAIDSRDLHAEWARTDR
- a CDS encoding ABC transporter permease produces the protein MAVTTTGPDPEMIRAKEARREKRFTLINKSAGWLGVFGLGFLVPLMRMAAGDSAKAQMPELVQSLVIPLAGIVIFIAAWAVLAPQVNTSLGAIPGPVEVAREAGGLWDAHAAEREKAADFYTRQDERNAKLAEMGKDDRIKWRTYTGAPTYVDQIVTSLKTVALGFIFATVVAVPLGIASGLSRAVNGALNPLIQIFKPVSPLAWLPIVTMVVSATYVDASDALPKSMLVSAIVVTLCSLWPTLINTALGVASVDKDLTNVGRVLQLPTAKFVAKVILPSALPLIFTGLRLSLGVGWMVLIAAEMLSQNPGLGKFVWDEFQNGSSSSLAKIIVAVLTIGVIGFLLDRLMYALQAAFTFTSQR
- a CDS encoding CmpA/NrtA family ABC transporter substrate-binding protein; this translates as MTIAAFTRRTVTALLLASTSLVSSAALAQETVWLDVEKDELTFGFIKLTDMAPLAIAYENGYFEDEGLFVTLEAQANWKVLLDGVITGQLDGAHMLAGQPLAATIGFGTEAHIVTPFSMDLNGNGITVSNDVWAEMKPNIPTDADGKPQHPISAAALKPVVDKYNSAGKPFNMGMVFPVSTHNYELRYWLAAGGIHPGFYSPDDISGQIQAQAFLSVTPPPQMPATLEAGTIYGYCVGEPWNQQAVFRDIGVPVITDYEIWKNNPEKVFGMTKEFVDENPNTTLAIVKALIRAAKWLDENDNANRMAAVEILSQPQYVGADAEVIANSMTGTFEYEKGDVRDVPDFNVFFRYNATYPFYSDATWYLTQMRRWGQIAEPKSNDWYADVAKSVYRPDIYEEAARLLVEEGFLSEDEVPFGSDGYKAPQTEFIDDVTYDGRDPNGYLDQFPIGLKGEQKVEGTEVVGG
- a CDS encoding ABC transporter ATP-binding protein — encoded protein: MAYLELQHVSKGFGEGPERTDVLADVNLAVDEGEFIAIVGFSGSGKSTLISMIAGLQTPDEGKAILRGAAIAGPGPDRGVVFQNYSLMPWLSVAQNVALSVDQVFPKESRKQRRQRVADAVAMVGLAHAKDRKPAELSGGMRQRVSVARALAMSPDMLLLDEPLSALDALTRAKLQDEIEEIWERDKKTVILITNDVDEAILLADRIIPLTPAPRATLGPAFKVDIPRPRDRTAMNSDPEFIRLRAEVTNYLMQVGMERGADASDSLTLPNITPIDKSRPPKAYLDAAASPLERRYLEFSGVKKIYPTPKGPLTVVDGFDLMMDRGEFITLIGHSGCGKSTVLSMTAGLNDISAGGIVLDNREISGAGPDRAVVFQAPSLMPWMTARENVSIGVDEVYPKASRKERREIVDYYLARVGLSDAAGKKAAELSNGMKQRVGIARAFALSPKLLLLDEPFGMLDSLTRWELQEVLMDVWKRTKVTAICVTHDVDEAILLADKVVMMTNGPNAKIGHVMHVDLPRPRSRKALLEHPDYYRYRQTLLDFLEAYEGGATPDPERLAQLQATAGDSVTEVTLSPTDRANQEAA